GCACGAACTTCTCGCGCCGGAACGAGCAGCAGCCGCGACCTCCGTCGCCGCTGCGCACGAAGATCCGGCACTCGTCGATGAAGTCGGGGGCGGACATGATCCGCCGGGATTCTAACGAGCTAGGTCAGTTACGCGTTGGCGTCGACAATGGACGCGCGCTTCTGATTGCGGCTGTCGTAGTACTTCACGACGCCGTCGCGCAGCGCGAACAGCGTGAAGTCGCGGCCCATGCCGACGCCGCGGCCGGCGTGGATCACGGTGCCGACCTGGCGCACCAGCACCTGGCCCGCGCGCACGGTCTCGCCGCCGTAGACCTTGGTCCCGCGCCGCTGCGAGTTGCTGTCGCGGCCGTTGCGGGTGCTGCCCTGTCCCTTTTTGTGAGCCATGCCGTGCCTCTACGCCTCGATCGACTCGATGCGCACGCGGGTGTAGTGCTGCCGGTGGCCCTTGCTCAGGCGATAGCGCTTGCGCCGCTTGTACTTGAAGATGCGGATCTTCGGGCCCGACGCATCGCCCTCGATCTTCGCCAGCACCTTCGCGCCCGCGACCAGGGGATTCCCCACGCGGATCTCGTCGCCCCCGACGAGCAGCACCTCGGCGAGCTCGACGCTCTGGCCCGGCTCGCCCTCGATCAGATCGAGATCGACGATGTCGCCGGGCGACACCCGGACCTGCTTACCACCTGTGCGGACCACGGCGTACATAGGGGGGGCCGAGTCTAGACGAGCCTCTTCGCATCCGCCAAGGCCCGTTCCGCGCCGGCCACGATGTCCAGCAGCACCTCTCGCGCGGGCCGGACCTTGTGGATCATGCCGATGCCCTGGCCGGCGAAGCCGGGCACGATGTCGCCGCGCCGGGCGATCGAGCCCGCCAGGAGCACCGGGCCGGAGACCATGCTCTGGAACGGCATCGGCAGCGTCTCGAGGCCGCTGTCGGCGTAGGCCTGGGTCCACTTGCTGCGGATCAGCCGCGCGGGCTTCCCGGTGACCGAGCGCGACACGACGGTGTTCTCCTCGTCGCTGTCCACGATCGCCTGCTTCTGGAAGTCCTGGATGCCCGCCTCGTCGGTGGCGAGGAAGGCCGAGCCGATCCAGGCACCGACCGCGCCGAGCATCATCGCCGCGGCCACGCCGCGGCCGTCGGTGATTCCGCCGGCGCCGAGCACGGGGATCGGCGCGACCGCGTCGACCACCTGCGGAATGAGCGCCATCGTGCCGACGGGTGAGTTGTGACCGCCGGCGTCGTGACCCTGCGCCACGATCACGTCGACGTGACTCTCGGCGACCTTGCGCGCGTGTCTCACCGCGCCGACCACCGCCATCACGATCGTGCCGTTCTTGTGCAGCCGATCGAGCCAGGGTCCGGGGTCACCCAGGCCGGCCGCGTACACGGGCACGCGCTCCTGGATCACCACCTCCATCTGCGCGTCGAAGAAGTCCTTCGAGAACACCGCGCGGCCGCGGTTGCCTTCGCGCGGAGGGGCGTTCGGCGCGGCGCCGGTGTGCGGGAGAGTGAGTCCCTCCTTGGCCA
The Myxococcota bacterium DNA segment above includes these coding regions:
- the rplU gene encoding 50S ribosomal protein L21 translates to MYAVVRTGGKQVRVSPGDIVDLDLIEGEPGQSVELAEVLLVGGDEIRVGNPLVAGAKVLAKIEGDASGPKIRIFKYKRRKRYRLSKGHRQHYTRVRIESIEA
- the rpmA gene encoding 50S ribosomal protein L27, coding for MAHKKGQGSTRNGRDSNSQRRGTKVYGGETVRAGQVLVRQVGTVIHAGRGVGMGRDFTLFALRDGVVKYYDSRNQKRASIVDANA
- a CDS encoding nitronate monooxygenase; the protein is MSLRTPLCDILGIEYPIVLAGMGGASTPKLAAAVSNAGGLGILGAAACQPEELRAWIAETRSLTDKPFGVDTLLPASVRRAKTLEPGAGPSPLEKVPKLQAFAREFMAKEGLTLPHTGAAPNAPPREGNRGRAVFSKDFFDAQMEVVIQERVPVYAAGLGDPGPWLDRLHKNGTIVMAVVGAVRHARKVAESHVDVIVAQGHDAGGHNSPVGTMALIPQVVDAVAPIPVLGAGGITDGRGVAAAMMLGAVGAWIGSAFLATDEAGIQDFQKQAIVDSDEENTVVSRSVTGKPARLIRSKWTQAYADSGLETLPMPFQSMVSGPVLLAGSIARRGDIVPGFAGQGIGMIHKVRPAREVLLDIVAGAERALADAKRLV